The window GCAGAAACAGGATGCTCTCAAGGCATTCAAGGAAGACATGGATAAGAAGGCGTCGCTTCTGAGCGAGGAGGCGCGGGCAGAGAAGGAACGTGAATACAAGAAGATGCTCCGCGAATTCAAGGAACAGAGCGATGACGCCCAGTTCGAGATGCGCCAAGCCGAGGCCAAGGTTATGGAACCCATTCTGAAGACACTGGAGCAGGTGGTGACCAAGATCGGCGAGTCAGGCGGATACGCACTTATCCTAGAAAACAACATGCCTGGCATCTATTATGTCTCCCCGACTATAGACATAACCGATGAGGTGATAAAGGCATACGACAAGGAACAGGGCAGATAAGAAAAGAGACGAACGAGGAGGGCGTGATTGGCCTGCCGGCCCATTTCCGTGACAGACAAAACCGGACTCTCACAAGAGGATCTTGTCGAACTCGACGGGATGTGGAGGAGGTGCGCCTCCAGGATCATCCTTTCGACGACGCTTGCGGGAAGCGGCCATCCGGGCGGATCTCTCTCATCCCTTCATGCATTTCTCCTCCTCTTTAGAATCATCCGTAACGACCCATCCTATTCCTTGGATCCGGAAAGGGACCGGGTGGTCATAAGCATCGGCCACGTCTCTCCCCTTGTTTACAGCGTCCTCGCTGAGCTGGGATTTGTCTCCGAGGAGGCGTTTCTCACCGAGTTCCGGCGCGCCGGATCCGCCTTTTCCGGCCATGTGGAGCAGTCGGTGCCAGGCGTCGAATGGAATACGGGGAACCTTGGACAGGGGCTTTCCGCAGGGGTGGGCTTTGCCCTTTCACAGACCCTGAACAAACGACAGGGAAAGACCATTGTCTTTATGGGAGACGGCGAGCAGCAGAAGGGCCAGATCGCCGAGGCGAGGCGGTTCGCCGCCAAATTCAATCTGGGAAACCTTATCGGGATAGTTGACCGGAATCACCTCCAGATCGGGGGATCGACAGAGGACGTCATGCCGGTCCGTGTCCGGGACGAGTACGCCGCTGCTGGCTGGAACGTGCTCTATGTGGGGGACGGAAACGATTTTCAGCAGCTTTATGCGGCCTATCGAAGGGCGTGGTTCCACGAACATCTCATTCCTACCCGGCCGACCGTGATCGTGGCCAGGACCGTCATGGGCAAGGGGGTCTCGTTCATGGAGAATCGCGAGAAATACCACGGTTCACCTCTGTCCCCTGATGAGGCTCGGCGCGCCCTGGAGGAGATTGGGACCGATCCTGGCCTTCTCGATTACTGGAAGAAAAGGCGGGAGGGCCATCAGGAGATCCTTCCCGCCCGGCCTCCGGCAGCACCTTATCCCCTGATCGAGCCAGGAACCCCCAGGACATACGCGGCGGATATGAAGATCGACTGCCGTTCTGCGTACGGAAACGCCCTCGAGGACCTCGCCCGCCTCAACAACCTTCCTGACCAGCCCCCCAAGGTCCTGGGCATCAGTTGCGACCTGGAAGGTTCCGTAAAGATGCAGGGCTTTCGAAAGGTCTCTCCTCATGCCTTCATCGAATCGGGAATCGAGGAACACCACGCGGCAGCCATGGCAGGCGCCCTGAGCAGGGAAGGATTCGCCACCTTTTTCAGTACGTTTGGGGTTTTTGCCGTTGCCGAGACCTATAATCAGCACCGGCTCAACGACCTAAACGATACCAATGTCAAGATCGTCTCCACCCATGTGGGGCTCGATGTGGGAGAGGACGGTCCGACGCATCAGTCCATCGACTACATTGGTCTTCTCGAGAACCTTTTCGGTTTCTCTATCTTCATGCCGGCCGATCCGAACCAGACGGATCATATCGTCCGATACGTTGCAGCACGACCTGGAAACATGTTCATCGGCATGGGGCGATCAAGGCTTGCCACGATCACGGATGATGCCGGGGCCCCCTTTTTCGGCCCTGATTACATATTCAGGCCTGGAAAGGCGGATTGGCTCCGCCGCGGAGACGATCTCACCTTTATGTCATACGGATCCATCCTTTCAAATGTCCTTGCAGCCCGCGAGATCCTGGCCGCACAGGGCATCCGGGCAGGTGTGCTGAACATGGCCTCTATCAAGCCGATAGACGTGGATGCCATCTGCGAGGCCGCGCGCCTCGGCCCCATCGTGACCGTGGAAGACCACGCGGCAGTGACGGGCCTCGGATCTATTGTCGCCAGGGTCATAGCCTCTGCCCGCTTGGCCCCAAAGTTCCGTGCCCTTGGGGTCACGGCCTACGGCTCTTCAGGCAAACCCTCTGATCTCTATCGCCTTCAGGGCCTTCACCCAGAGGGGATCGCTGCAAGCGTCCGGGACCTTCTCGCCTGATTTAACCACACCCCCCGGGCCCTCGGTTCACGGATTCAGGTTACACCTTTTCCTTTATTTAGCCGAAAGGAAGGTGAGAGGATCGCACTCCTCCCCCTTCTGCCATGATCCGTTTTCCCTCCGACATCCTGTCTTCGCTCCTGTCCCTTCGGTCCTCCCAGGGGGGAGAGGCCGGGGAAAGGTCCCTTCGTTTTCTCGCCCAGGCAGGAGAGGAATTCGAGGGCGTCGTGCTGGGCCGGATGGGTGGCGTGGATCTTGTCTCTGTTGGAGAATCTGTGGTTCGAGTGAAGGGCGGAGCCGAGCTCCAGGAAGGCGCATGGGCGCGTTTTCGTGTAGTGGAGCCCGGTTTTCCCGCCCGTGTCCAGGTCATCCATCAGACAGACAGGGAAAACGTCCCTCGGCCGACCGTACACGAGGCCGCCTTGCGCCTTAAGGCCGGACTCTTTCGTCTTGCCCGGGATCTCGCGCCCATTCTTGCTGATAAAACACCTGATCCATCCCCAATTTTTAGGGGTTCAGGGCCCATTTCCGCCCTCCCGGCCATCATCCGGGGCCTTGCTCTCGGGGGGCACCCGGCCCCAGAACATATCAAGATCCTTGCCTCGATTTTCCGTACACAGGGAGATGGCCGCATGGTCTTCAAGGATATTGTGGAGGGCCTTGGATCCGCCGTCAGTGAGGTGATTTCTGACGGCCAGACACCCGTCGAAGGCCTCATTGACGATCTTCAGCACGGGGCGTCAAGAGACGCAGAGAACAGACCTGCATCCCTGTCTGCCGGTCTCAGACCCTCCCGTGCCATGCCAGAACAGGGGTCTTCCTCAGGGGGCTACGACGGTCCGGTGCCAGATACGTCCGCAAGTCATCCTGATCTCCCGGAAGTACTCGTCACCCCAGCCACAACACGAGATTCCGGGCGCCTCGTCCAGAAACCCGTTGTGTCCGGGACATGGGAGATGGTCGGGCCGGAAGTCAAGAATCCGACAGGGGTGAGAGAAGGAGAAGGACCTCCTGCCGAACCCCTTAATCTGAAAGGGAATCATGTGACGCCGCCTTCCCTCCGCAGCACAAGTGAGGCCGTGGCGGCCGAATCCTCTAAGCTGAAAGGAATTCCGGCAACACCGCCCGAACAAAAGACCGCCATGAATGGGTGTGACGCGCCGACAGTAGAGGACGTTCAGGGAGAGACAGAAACCCTCCATTCCGGCGAGAGGCGGAGGATGGAACCGAATCCGGAAAACGGACAGGTCGTTAGGGATGCCGTCTCTCTCCCGCCAAAAGGCAAGGGTATGTCTCAGGGGGCGGATCCATCCAGCCCCGACGCCTTGGCCTCTGTCTTTCGGTCTATAGCCGACTACACCGAGGGCATTTCCCGTTACCAGCGTCTTTTCGACGAGACGTCCGGTGTTTCCGTGTCTTTCTTTCCGTTCTGGTTTATCGGTGGCTCTGGATCCGGCGTGTCGGCCTGGTGGAAGGAGACCGAAAGCGGGGTTCGAAAGGAAAGGGGCCTCGAAGAGGTGGAAAATATCGTCTTTGACCTGGTCATGGATGCCCTCGGTCCTGTAAGGCTGCACCTTCGGGGTTCAGGCGGAAGATACACCCTTTCGGTCATGGCGCGGGCCGAGTCCCTTACTGTTTTGCGAGACGGCCTTCCCGAACTCAAGGAATCCGCAGACTCGGAGGGTTTTGCCATCAGTGTCATCGGGCTTTCCCCCCTGACGGAACAAGGTCCGAAGGCGTGCCCGGGTGAAGGTCCGGCCCCGGGCATTTTCGACGCTGGCTTTCACCTCGTGACATGAACACGGATTCTGCCAAAAAGCGTCAAAAGGCCGTCGCCCTCCGCTACGATAGATCCCGAGGCGGCGCTCCACAGGTGACAGCAACCGGAAAGGGTCATCTCGCCGAGAAGATCATCGAGCTTGCGCGGGCCTCCGGCGTCCCTGTCCGGGAAGATGCGGCCCTTGCCGAGGTCCTTTCCCACCTGAAACTCGGGGATGAAATTCCGCCTGAGACCTACGTCCTCGTGGCCCAGATCCTCGCCTGGGTCTATCGAATGAACGGCAGGGCGGCAAAAAAGGATCCACGGTAGGAAATATCTTCTAACAAAAGGGATCGCCCTTCGGCCTTCTCTGGCAAATCCTGCGTCCCTTCCCGTTCCTATGAGTTTTTTCTTACGGGCATGTTTCTTGCTTATATGACATGTGAGATGCGACATAGTGCGAGGAGGATCTTTACGCATGGGTACGATCGCCGGGCTACATCCCCACGCGAGGCTTGGGCATATGGAGGCACTTGAGGGGGCGATCATCAATGAGAGGAAGCTCGAGTTGGTCGCCAACGAGATGGCGAATGTCTCGACCGTGGGGTTCAAGCGACAGCGGATCACCTTTGAAGAGTATCTCCTTCCCCAGCAGGACCAGACCCTTCGGAATGCCAAGGGGGAAAGGGTGGCTACGGATTTCAGCCAGGGACCGGTTCATCAAACCGGAAATCCTTTTGATTTCGCCATTGAAGGCGAGGGGTTTTTTGTCGTTGAGACCCCTCAGGGGAAACGGTACACGCGCGCAGGGAACTTTACCCTGGATGCGGAGCAAAGGCTTGTGACCCAGGAGGGCTATCCTGTGCTTGGAGACGGGGCCCCCATCGTGATCGAGGACACCACCGGGGATGGCGTCTGGCTTTCTGAGGACGGCCGTTTTTTTGTAGATGGCACACAGCAGGGGCGGATCGACGTGGTCCGTTTTGAAAATCCCCAGGGCCTGGGGCGGGAAGGCCGGAATCTCTACGTAGAGACGGATGCATCTGGCCCTGGAGAGCAGATGGACGGGCGTGTGATCCAGGGGGCCATCGAGGGTGCGAACGTGAATGCCGTTGAGGCTATGGTCCATCTGATCGATCTATACCGGTCCTACGAGGCCCAGCAAAAGACCCTTCAGGCCGTGGACCAGTTGGATGAGAAGGCTTCAACCACCCTCGGACGGGTAGGGTAGCGCGCAGGAAACTGACAGAGGACCGGAGGTAAAGGAATATGCTGAGAGGTTTGTGGTCGGCCGCATCCGGCATGAACAGTATGCAGCTCAATCTGGACGTCATAGCGAACAACCTGGCCAATACCAATACGATAGGATTCAAACGAAGCAGGGCAGACTTCGAGGACCTTCTCTACCAGACCCTTCGAAAGGCAGGGACGGAAAACGCAGACGGCACCTTGGTTCCTACAGGGATGCAGGTGGGAATGGGGTCTCGGCCCGCGGCCATTCAGAAGATCTTCACCCAGGGAGATTTTCAGAACACTGGAAACGAACTCGACTGGGTCATAGAGGGACGCGGTTTTTTCAAGGTCATGAGCAACGGGGAGGAGTACTACACACGGGCAGGGGCCTTCAAGCTGGACAGGGACGGCTACATCGTCACCTCCAACGGCGACAGACTCCAGCCCGAGTTCGCCGTGCCAGAAAACACCGTAAGGATCAGCCTCGATCCCTATGGATCCCTGGTGGCAGCAGGCCCGTCGGGCGAGGCCCTCGCCTCGGCCCAGCTTACCATCTACGACTTCCCCAACCCGGCAGGGCTTTCGAGTGAGGGGAGAAATCTCTTTTCTCCAACCCAGGCCTCAGGGGATCCCATTGAGGGCACCCCTGGTACGGAGAACTTTGGGACTGTGGCCCAGGGTTTCATCGAGCAGTCGAACGTAGACGTGGTGAAGGAGATGGTGGACATGATCGTTACCCAGCGGGCCTACGAACTCAACTCGAAGACCGTCCAGACTGCGGACGAGATGCTCGGAATCGCAAGCAATCTAAGGAGATGATTTCGATGTCGAACGCAATTGTGATAGATCCTAGCACGGACGATGGAGGCCGCAGGTGGACAGGTTCATGGCGCATGGCCGTCTGTACGGTCCTTTTTGTGTGCGCCGTTTTTTTTGGCCTTGCAGCTCCAGAGGCCAGCGAGACCCCGCCTTCGGCCGCTGCCCAGAGGTCCGGTGAAGGGTCGATCGTCCTCACGGCCGAGGATTTCAGCCAAGTCTTTTCCGATACTGTCACCGCCATGGGCCCGTGGGACGGAGAAGTGGAGATAACAGGGCTTAGGATTTCGCCTCCCACTGTCACGGTACCAGAAGGCACTCTCGGCATGGATGTCCCGAATCCGCCTCAAGGCAGGGGATTGGGAACCGTTTCCTTTCCGGTCCGGATCCTGGTGGATGGGGTTTTGACAAAGACCGTTCGGGTAACGGGCAGGGTAGAGGTTTACAGATCCGTTGCGTGCGCAGTAAGGCACATGAAAAAGGACCATGTCATTGGCCCTGGGGACGTGGCAGTGGTGAGAAAGCCCCTTTCTCAAATCCAGGCAGCGGCCGTGTCTGCCCTCGAAGAGGTCCTTGGAAAGCGC is drawn from Deltaproteobacteria bacterium and contains these coding sequences:
- a CDS encoding OmpH family outer membrane protein, giving the protein MFWRPCPMPKAGGVSLFFERGYLRNPLEGGSMTGKMATVLIAAGLFFVPVSMCMAESGKIAVITMQKIVKQSQSGKKATEELQKKFESLQKSLQQKQDALKAFKEDMDKKASLLSEEARAEKEREYKKMLREFKEQSDDAQFEMRQAEAKVMEPILKTLEQVVTKIGESGGYALILENNMPGIYYVSPTIDITDEVIKAYDKEQGR
- the flgA gene encoding flagellar basal body P-ring formation chaperone FlgA, with the translated sequence MSNAIVIDPSTDDGGRRWTGSWRMAVCTVLFVCAVFFGLAAPEASETPPSAAAQRSGEGSIVLTAEDFSQVFSDTVTAMGPWDGEVEITGLRISPPTVTVPEGTLGMDVPNPPQGRGLGTVSFPVRILVDGVLTKTVRVTGRVEVYRSVACAVRHMKKDHVIGPGDVAVVRKPLSQIQAAAVSALEEVLGKRLTSSVRAGAVLTERMLSEAPVVSKGDRVTIIADSPVLRVSVPGVILEDGARGEYVQVKNLMSGKEVFARVEDASTVSVAF
- a CDS encoding transketolase — its product is MWRRCASRIILSTTLAGSGHPGGSLSSLHAFLLLFRIIRNDPSYSLDPERDRVVISIGHVSPLVYSVLAELGFVSEEAFLTEFRRAGSAFSGHVEQSVPGVEWNTGNLGQGLSAGVGFALSQTLNKRQGKTIVFMGDGEQQKGQIAEARRFAAKFNLGNLIGIVDRNHLQIGGSTEDVMPVRVRDEYAAAGWNVLYVGDGNDFQQLYAAYRRAWFHEHLIPTRPTVIVARTVMGKGVSFMENREKYHGSPLSPDEARRALEEIGTDPGLLDYWKKRREGHQEILPARPPAAPYPLIEPGTPRTYAADMKIDCRSAYGNALEDLARLNNLPDQPPKVLGISCDLEGSVKMQGFRKVSPHAFIESGIEEHHAAAMAGALSREGFATFFSTFGVFAVAETYNQHRLNDLNDTNVKIVSTHVGLDVGEDGPTHQSIDYIGLLENLFGFSIFMPADPNQTDHIVRYVAARPGNMFIGMGRSRLATITDDAGAPFFGPDYIFRPGKADWLRRGDDLTFMSYGSILSNVLAAREILAAQGIRAGVLNMASIKPIDVDAICEAARLGPIVTVEDHAAVTGLGSIVARVIASARLAPKFRALGVTAYGSSGKPSDLYRLQGLHPEGIAASVRDLLA
- the flgG gene encoding flagellar basal-body rod protein FlgG; the protein is MLRGLWSAASGMNSMQLNLDVIANNLANTNTIGFKRSRADFEDLLYQTLRKAGTENADGTLVPTGMQVGMGSRPAAIQKIFTQGDFQNTGNELDWVIEGRGFFKVMSNGEEYYTRAGAFKLDRDGYIVTSNGDRLQPEFAVPENTVRISLDPYGSLVAAGPSGEALASAQLTIYDFPNPAGLSSEGRNLFSPTQASGDPIEGTPGTENFGTVAQGFIEQSNVDVVKEMVDMIVTQRAYELNSKTVQTADEMLGIASNLRR
- the flgF gene encoding flagellar basal-body rod protein FlgF produces the protein MGTIAGLHPHARLGHMEALEGAIINERKLELVANEMANVSTVGFKRQRITFEEYLLPQQDQTLRNAKGERVATDFSQGPVHQTGNPFDFAIEGEGFFVVETPQGKRYTRAGNFTLDAEQRLVTQEGYPVLGDGAPIVIEDTTGDGVWLSEDGRFFVDGTQQGRIDVVRFENPQGLGREGRNLYVETDASGPGEQMDGRVIQGAIEGANVNAVEAMVHLIDLYRSYEAQQKTLQAVDQLDEKASTTLGRVG
- a CDS encoding EscU/YscU/HrcU family type III secretion system export apparatus switch protein translates to MNTDSAKKRQKAVALRYDRSRGGAPQVTATGKGHLAEKIIELARASGVPVREDAALAEVLSHLKLGDEIPPETYVLVAQILAWVYRMNGRAAKKDPR